The following are from one region of the Haloactinomyces albus genome:
- a CDS encoding 3-hydroxybutyrate dehydrogenase — protein sequence MTDAEPPSAFPHGAAAPPPNGDTGESGLSATTALVTGAGSGIGKACARTLAAAGAQLHVLDRDAESVKRTASEAGGTAHVADLADPGTIADLPADIDVLVNNAGLQHVAPIHEFPPETFTLIQQIMVTAPFLLMRHCLPHMYTRGWGRVVNISSVHGIRASPDKSAYVAAKHALEGMSKVAALEGAAHGVTSNCVDPGYVRTPLVQDQIDAQARQRGIAPEEVTDQVFLQRTAIKRLIEPEEVAALVGWLCTPMAGYITGASIPIDGAWSAH from the coding sequence ATGACGGATGCCGAGCCACCCAGCGCTTTCCCGCACGGCGCCGCCGCTCCCCCACCGAACGGCGACACCGGCGAGTCCGGCCTTTCCGCAACGACGGCACTGGTCACCGGCGCCGGTAGCGGGATCGGCAAAGCCTGCGCGCGGACGCTGGCAGCCGCGGGCGCGCAGCTCCACGTTCTCGATCGCGATGCCGAGTCGGTCAAGCGGACCGCGAGCGAAGCCGGGGGCACGGCGCACGTGGCCGATCTGGCCGATCCCGGCACCATCGCGGATCTGCCCGCCGACATCGACGTTCTCGTCAACAACGCCGGGCTCCAGCACGTGGCCCCGATCCACGAGTTCCCCCCGGAAACCTTCACCCTGATCCAGCAGATCATGGTGACCGCCCCGTTCCTGCTGATGCGGCACTGCCTGCCGCACATGTACACCCGGGGCTGGGGCCGCGTGGTCAACATCTCCAGTGTCCACGGCATCCGCGCCAGCCCGGACAAATCGGCCTACGTGGCGGCCAAGCACGCTCTTGAGGGAATGAGCAAGGTCGCCGCGCTGGAAGGGGCTGCACACGGTGTCACCAGCAACTGCGTGGATCCCGGCTACGTGCGCACGCCGCTGGTGCAGGACCAGATCGACGCGCAGGCCCGCCAACGGGGCATCGCCCCCGAGGAGGTCACCGACCAGGTGTTCCTGCAGCGAACCGCGATCAAGCGACTCATCGAACCCGAGGAGGTGGCCGCGCTCGTGGGATGGCTGTGCACGCCGATGGCCGGCTACATCACCGGCGCGTCCATCCCCATCGACGGGGCCTGGAGCGCCCACTAG
- a CDS encoding MFS transporter translates to MSAPSPAQAEPSRRSIFKIVGASMIGTTIEWYDFFLYGSAAALVFNVLFFPSGDPLIGTLLAFSSYAIGFVFRPLGGLVFGHFGDKIGRKKLLVISLLMMGGSTFAVGLMPTYATIGIAAPILLTLLRVIQGFALGGEWGGAVLIVSEHGDSQRRGFWASWPQAGVPTGNLLATAVLAILAAVQTNAAFLAWGWRIPFLLSGLLVLVGLWIRLAVSESPVFTAAAERAKDKDEPEQMPIVRVLRYQWREVLIASGARFAENVCYYVITAFILTYITSALDLPRGMALNAVLIASAVHFVAIPLWGMLSDRLGRKPVYLIGSLGTGAWTFAFFGLLDTKSFALMTLAVTVGLVLHGAMYGPQAAFMSELFGTRVRYSGASIGYQLASVVAGGLAPTIAVALLAVFGSWVPIALYVAAGAVLTSVAILFATETRGSSLVDADADEEPGVPANR, encoded by the coding sequence ATGTCCGCACCATCACCAGCGCAAGCAGAACCGTCCCGCCGGTCGATCTTCAAGATCGTCGGCGCCAGCATGATCGGCACGACCATCGAGTGGTACGACTTCTTCCTCTACGGGTCGGCCGCGGCACTGGTCTTCAATGTCCTGTTCTTTCCTTCCGGAGACCCACTGATCGGAACGCTGCTGGCGTTTTCCAGCTATGCGATCGGATTCGTGTTCCGCCCACTCGGTGGGCTGGTATTCGGGCATTTCGGCGACAAGATCGGCCGCAAGAAACTGCTCGTCATCAGCCTGCTGATGATGGGAGGCTCCACCTTCGCGGTCGGGCTGATGCCCACCTATGCCACCATCGGCATCGCCGCGCCGATCCTGCTGACCCTGCTGCGCGTCATCCAGGGGTTCGCCCTCGGCGGCGAATGGGGCGGAGCCGTGCTCATCGTCTCCGAGCACGGTGACAGTCAGCGCCGCGGTTTCTGGGCCTCCTGGCCGCAAGCCGGCGTGCCCACCGGCAATCTGCTGGCCACCGCCGTCCTCGCGATTCTGGCGGCGGTGCAGACCAATGCGGCATTCCTGGCCTGGGGATGGCGCATTCCGTTCCTGTTGTCGGGCCTGTTGGTGCTCGTCGGATTGTGGATCCGGCTGGCGGTCAGTGAATCGCCGGTGTTCACCGCTGCCGCCGAGCGGGCCAAGGACAAGGACGAGCCGGAGCAGATGCCGATCGTGCGGGTGCTGCGCTACCAGTGGCGCGAAGTCCTGATCGCTTCGGGGGCCCGGTTCGCGGAAAACGTGTGCTACTACGTCATCACCGCGTTCATCCTCACCTACATCACGAGCGCACTGGATCTGCCGAGAGGGATGGCCCTCAACGCGGTGCTCATCGCCTCCGCGGTGCACTTCGTGGCCATCCCGCTGTGGGGAATGCTGTCGGACCGGCTCGGACGCAAACCCGTCTACCTGATCGGTTCCCTCGGCACCGGCGCGTGGACCTTCGCGTTCTTCGGACTGCTGGACACGAAGTCGTTCGCGCTCATGACGCTGGCGGTCACCGTGGGGCTGGTCCTGCACGGGGCCATGTACGGCCCGCAGGCGGCGTTCATGTCGGAACTGTTCGGCACGCGGGTGCGGTACTCGGGTGCCTCGATCGGTTACCAGCTCGCCTCGGTCGTGGCGGGAGGGCTCGCACCCACGATCGCCGTGGCATTGCTGGCCGTGTTCGGCAGCTGGGTGCCGATCGCGCTGTATGTGGCCGCAGGGGCGGTGCTGACTTCGGTGGCCATCCTCTTCGCCACCGAGACCCGGGGCAGCTCGCTCGTCGACGCCGATGCCGACGAAGAGCCGGGCGTGCCCGCGAATCGGTAA